ATTCTGTTCAACAGCTAAGTTGAGCAGTCAGCTCACGAAATAAATGAGATGAACGACGCAAAGCCAACGCAGTATCAAGTCAATCAGAAAGGCTTGCCGGATAATTTCCCCACCCACGCTCATGATTCTGCCTTTTGGGAAAGTCTGGGGCGTACCGTTGCCACATTCGGATTTCTAGAAGAAATATTAGGGAAGGCGATCTTTGCATTCACAGCAACGCGAACCTATGAAGATAACGAGATTGATCAGGCTTATAGCGAATGGTTGCCCAAGCTAGAACGTGCCCTTGTAGATCCTTTGGGAAATTTGATTGACACCTATGGAAAGGCAGTACGAGACAATTCGAGCGCTGTAATAGAGAATTTCGATAAGCTTCTAGAGGATCTGCGAAACGCATCACAACTCCGAAATATTCTGTGTCACGGATCATGGAGACCGCCGGATGCAAATGGTGCTTCGATTCCATTTTTTGTGAATCGCCAGAAACAGATTGTTGATACCGCAATGGATCGGCAATTCATTGATCAAGTGCAGCAAAACACTGTCAGTCTGATATGCGCGGTTATTGATACTGTTACCCAAATGGGTTGGCAGTTTCCTGGGTCGGTTGGTCCAGGCAAGATCATTTGGGAACCCACTGCTCAACGCACCAGAGCAGCGGACGATCGATAGCTGCGAGTACCATATTTTTCAGAGATCGCACTCCCCTCATCCATAATTCACGCTCACCCAAGACCCACTTCACAGCAAGGCAATTTGAATCATCGTAGACTAGACACAGTAAATTCACTCCGAAGCATTGACAGAACAGATTGCCGACATGTCGATCATGGATCAAATTCGTTAAACTCCTCCTAGGGTACGCATAACGGGATGCTTATGAACTTAGGCATCATCTTGGTTGTACAACTTTTTATTCGGGCGGGTCAGGAGACCGAATTTTAGCAGTTTGAGCAAGCAGCACAAGTCATGCGAAAGTACCAGGGTCGAATCGAAACGGTAATTCGACCCATACACCCTGAACTGCCTTACGAAGTCTATCTAGTTTGGTTTCCAGGCCTTGAGCAGTTTAAGGCATATCGAAAAGATGCAGATTTGATTGAACTTATGATTGGTCAAGAGGTAATTTGATTCAGAATGTAAGCCGCCATTGTATTGATTGTGCCTCTGTTCTTAACAATACGATTGTTCAGCTTGCAACTGTTCCAATCAGGGTTAGTCAACTGCCAATCAATTCGATGAAGGTTAGCAATGCAGCCAGACTGCTGCCGCTGCCTTAACTGCTGCCCTACGATCGCTAGCGCACACATTGTCAACGCATTAAACCCGATGCTTCGCTGACGGAGCGTTGGATCATTGCTGGTCTGAAGTAGCTTCCAATGCGGGTGATTCTCTGCCACACTCTGCCAAAAAGAGATCGCTTCCTGCTGCAAATCCCCTTCTGCATCTATCAGCAAGAGTTTGCAGGACTCCCGCAAGGAATTCATCGTGAAATAATCGCCACTTTTGGGATGAATGTTAGTGGCTTCCAGTGCAGTGCGATCGCGGAACACCTCCACAGTTGTCAAGACTGCCCGTGCGATCTCGCTGTACTGATCCCGATGATCAAAGAGCGAAATGATGGACTTGTTCGGCTTGATGCCAAACTGGTTCGCATCCAGAAAGATTTGCTGGCGCTTCTGTCCGCCCGCATCGGGAATGAGCATTACCCCGATCGTTTCATTCGCAACCAGCCCAGGTGCTTCAAGTTGTGCCTGAAT
This genomic interval from Leptolyngbya sp. NIES-2104 contains the following:
- a CDS encoding DNA sulfur modification protein DndB, whose protein sequence is MNNSSQTVALESPESELVLEANEFLFCCVRGVQCRNDYWMTKFTFAQIETLMQPFFSRPKESAPLSLAQRTLDAKRSKKIARYIINGLSKLEAFYILLPIVITVDIPEWECYDFQAIDLDIPGIEDLGLLSLPNSATFWIPDGQHRAFGSIQAQLEAPGLVANETIGVMLIPDAGGQKRQQIFLDANQFGIKPNKSIISLFDHRDQYSEIARAVLTTVEVFRDRTALEATNIHPKSGDYFTMNSLRESCKLLLIDAEGDLQQEAISFWQSVAENHPHWKLLQTSNDPTLRQRSIGFNALTMCALAIVGQQLRQRQQSGCIANLHRIDWQLTNPDWNSCKLNNRIVKNRGTINTMAAYILNQITS